From a region of the Fischerella sp. JS2 genome:
- a CDS encoding response regulator, with protein sequence MTDQLINIKQQFPSHRDKRILLIEDNDINRMLLSDYLSYCRYEVQSLPEGSQFFSIIEKFQPNLILLDLKLPDIDGYSLLEKIQQRSDLQYIPIFIVSAFAFKTDQEKAMKLGARRYFVKPVNLTELILAIEEELACQCI encoded by the coding sequence ATGACAGATCAATTAATTAATATTAAACAGCAGTTCCCATCACATAGAGATAAAAGAATATTACTAATCGAAGACAATGACATCAATAGAATGCTACTTAGTGATTATCTTAGTTACTGTAGATATGAAGTCCAAAGTTTGCCTGAAGGATCACAGTTTTTCTCGATCATAGAAAAATTTCAACCTAATTTAATTTTATTAGACCTGAAACTACCAGATATTGATGGTTATTCTCTGCTAGAAAAAATTCAGCAGCGCTCTGATTTACAATACATACCTATATTTATAGTTTCAGCCTTTGCTTTTAAAACAGATCAGGAAAAAGCCATGAAATTAGGCGCTCGTCGCTACTTCGTTAAACCTGTAAACTTAACTGAGTTGATTCTGGCAATTGAAGAAGAGTTAGCTTGCCAGTGTATATAA
- a CDS encoding NF038130 family PEP-CTERM protein: MKNTVKRLLIGISIVAGMSAIATSPAHAVDFTFNNSNETNTYTGGSDGVFIGKDTTAAAKALSDGDASSNVELWYSSETPTANVGFTATEGNYSATVSSVTAADWNDFSSQWLNDLLNAYQPFQSVWNAFSGTTKSLITSYLPSLGMGDPNIGGFQFGENGGVQLQLIGHLDLKTKLLDQINALLKLPSALLPQSQRADLTNFKNALNAYQGQIAASEIAKVVTSGKTYYAYSFSAVASGITASDDGKSYSAIYNWSTPDYVAKVPPKSVPEPSVMLGLLSIAGVFVTQRQLKKAQT; encoded by the coding sequence GTGAAAAATACAGTAAAAAGACTTTTAATAGGCATTTCTATAGTTGCTGGTATGAGTGCGATCGCTACTTCTCCAGCACATGCGGTTGATTTTACTTTTAATAACTCCAACGAAACCAACACCTATACCGGTGGATCAGATGGAGTATTTATCGGCAAAGACACAACAGCAGCAGCTAAAGCCCTGAGTGATGGTGATGCTTCTTCTAACGTTGAACTTTGGTATAGTAGCGAAACTCCAACTGCTAACGTTGGTTTTACTGCTACAGAAGGAAACTATAGCGCAACTGTTAGTAGTGTCACTGCTGCTGACTGGAATGACTTTAGTTCCCAATGGCTAAATGATCTATTAAATGCCTATCAACCATTTCAGTCTGTCTGGAATGCGTTTTCCGGTACTACCAAATCACTCATTACAAGTTATCTTCCTTCATTAGGGATGGGAGATCCTAACATTGGTGGTTTCCAATTCGGTGAAAATGGCGGTGTCCAATTACAATTGATCGGTCACTTGGATTTGAAGACCAAACTGTTAGATCAAATTAACGCTCTTTTAAAATTACCATCAGCACTGCTTCCACAGTCTCAACGTGCTGATCTCACAAATTTTAAAAATGCCTTAAATGCCTATCAAGGACAAATTGCAGCCAGTGAAATTGCTAAGGTTGTGACTAGTGGTAAAACTTATTATGCTTATAGCTTTAGTGCTGTTGCATCTGGAATTACAGCCTCTGACGATGGCAAATCCTACAGTGCTATTTATAACTGGAGTACACCTGATTACGTTGCTAAAGTGCCTCCGAAATCAGTACCTGAACCCTCTGTCATGCTTGGTTTACTAAGTATTGCTGGTGTTTTTGTGACCCAACGACAGCTAAAAAAAGCACAGACATAA
- a CDS encoding pentapeptide repeat-containing protein, giving the protein MHIDELLRRYQSGERNFKGVNLIGGYLYGANLSGANFQGASLSEVDLSEANLTGVNFREASLVRANLTGANLKEANLNGANLFEAKLTGATLHGAHLKMADLTDADFTAANLEKANLYGAYLTGTLLQGAIMPDGTIHA; this is encoded by the coding sequence ATGCACATAGATGAACTTCTCAGACGTTATCAGTCGGGAGAAAGAAATTTCAAAGGTGTCAACCTCATCGGTGGTTACTTGTATGGAGCAAATCTGAGTGGCGCGAATTTCCAAGGAGCATCTCTGAGTGAAGTTGATTTAAGCGAAGCCAACTTGACAGGAGTAAACTTCAGAGAAGCATCTCTGGTTAGAGCCAACCTCACAGGAGCCAACCTTAAAGAAGCTAACCTCAATGGAGCAAATCTGTTTGAAGCTAAGCTGACAGGAGCTACACTGCATGGAGCGCATCTGAAAATGGCAGACTTAACAGATGCGGACTTTACCGCCGCCAATCTAGAAAAAGCTAATCTGTATGGGGCTTATCTGACTGGAACTTTGTTACAGGGTGCGATTATGCCAGATGGCACAATTCATGCGTGA
- a CDS encoding LysR family transcriptional regulator: MELRHLRYFVTVAEELHFSRAAERLHIAQPPLSQQIQQLETELGVELFHRKTKRQVQLTEAGRVFLQEAYRLLAQLEQVIELTRRTGRGETGQLRVGFISSVTYDVLPAILQAFRQQFPGVELILQELTTTEQEKALQNHRIQVGFVHLPLEDDSFASECIQQENLVVALPANHPLAKQEKIAVRSLGDELFILFPRHLGIGLYDKIMALCEQGNFTPKVAQQAIQMQTIIGLVSAGMGIAIVPASLQNLQRMGVVYRAIAQTTPLVETAVVWKAEEITPVLWQFLTVVRKITSRKLKFHLKT, encoded by the coding sequence ATGGAATTACGACACCTGCGCTATTTTGTTACTGTGGCGGAGGAACTACATTTCAGCCGTGCTGCTGAACGATTACACATAGCGCAACCGCCTTTAAGTCAGCAAATTCAACAACTAGAAACGGAGTTAGGAGTAGAGTTATTTCACCGCAAAACTAAGCGACAGGTGCAGTTGACGGAAGCAGGAAGGGTATTTTTACAGGAGGCTTATCGACTGTTAGCGCAACTTGAACAGGTGATCGAGTTAACGCGGCGCACAGGTAGGGGTGAAACAGGACAATTGCGTGTAGGGTTTATTAGTTCTGTCACCTATGATGTGTTACCTGCCATCTTGCAAGCTTTTCGCCAGCAGTTTCCAGGGGTGGAATTAATATTGCAGGAGTTAACGACAACAGAACAAGAAAAAGCTTTGCAAAATCATCGTATCCAAGTTGGTTTTGTGCATTTACCTTTAGAAGATGACAGCTTTGCGAGTGAGTGCATTCAGCAAGAAAATCTGGTTGTGGCTTTACCTGCAAATCATCCTTTAGCGAAACAAGAAAAAATTGCAGTGCGATCGCTTGGGGATGAATTGTTTATTTTATTTCCGCGTCATTTGGGAATTGGACTTTACGACAAAATTATGGCTTTGTGTGAGCAAGGTAATTTCACACCAAAAGTTGCTCAACAAGCTATTCAAATGCAAACAATTATCGGGTTAGTTTCGGCTGGGATGGGTATTGCCATTGTGCCTGCTTCGTTGCAAAATCTCCAGCGTATGGGAGTTGTGTATCGAGCGATCGCCCAAACAACACCGTTGGTAGAAACAGCTGTGGTGTGGAAAGCAGAAGAAATCACACCTGTACTGTGGCAATTTCTTACTGTTGTTAGGAAAATCACAAGCCGTAAACTAAAGTTCCACCTTAAAACTTAA
- the ilvD gene encoding dihydroxy-acid dehydratase: MSENLRSKVVTQGVQRSPNRAMLRAVGFQDQDFTKAIVGIANGYSTITPCNMGINKLAQRAENGIKNASAMPQVFGTITISDGISMGTEGMKYSLVSREVIADSIETACNGQTMDGVLAIGGCDKNMPGAMIAIARMNIPAIFVYGGTIKPGHYNGRDLTVVSSFEAVGEYSAGKIDESELLEVERRACPGAGSCGGMYTANTMSSAFEAMGMSLPYSSTMAAEDEEKADSTEKSAFVLVEAIRKQILPHQIITRKSIENAISVIMAVGGSTNAVLHFLAIARAAGVELCLDDFETIRARVPVLCDLKPSGRYVATDLHQAGGIPQVMKMLLVHDLLHGDCLTITGQTIAEVLAEVPEEPPANQDVIRPWHNPMYTQGHLAVLKGNLATEGAVAKITGVKVPKITGPARVFESEESCLDAILAKKINAGDVIVIRYEGPKGGPGMREMLAPTSAIIGAGLGDSVGLITDGRFSGGTYGMVVGHVAPEAAVGGAIALVEEGDTITIDAQARLLQLHLSDEELARRRQNWQPRPPRYTKGVLAKYAKLVSSSSLGAVTDLDLF; encoded by the coding sequence ATGTCAGAAAACTTGAGAAGCAAGGTTGTCACCCAAGGAGTACAGCGATCACCTAACCGTGCCATGCTGCGTGCTGTGGGTTTTCAAGATCAGGATTTTACTAAAGCCATTGTTGGCATTGCTAATGGTTACAGTACCATTACCCCTTGCAATATGGGGATCAACAAACTGGCGCAACGGGCAGAAAATGGCATCAAGAATGCCTCAGCAATGCCACAAGTATTCGGCACAATTACCATTAGCGATGGCATTTCGATGGGAACCGAGGGGATGAAATACTCTTTGGTATCGCGAGAAGTAATTGCCGATTCCATCGAAACTGCTTGCAATGGGCAAACAATGGATGGAGTGCTGGCGATTGGCGGTTGTGATAAAAACATGCCAGGAGCAATGATTGCGATCGCTCGGATGAACATACCTGCTATCTTTGTTTATGGCGGTACAATTAAACCCGGACACTATAATGGACGCGATTTAACCGTAGTCAGTTCTTTTGAAGCGGTAGGCGAATACAGCGCTGGCAAAATAGACGAGAGTGAATTATTGGAAGTTGAGCGTCGCGCCTGTCCTGGTGCTGGTTCCTGCGGTGGCATGTATACAGCAAACACCATGTCTTCTGCCTTTGAAGCGATGGGCATGAGTTTGCCGTACTCTTCAACAATGGCAGCAGAAGATGAAGAAAAAGCCGACAGTACAGAAAAATCGGCATTTGTCCTAGTAGAAGCAATTCGTAAGCAAATTTTACCCCATCAGATTATCACTCGTAAATCAATTGAAAATGCGATTTCTGTGATTATGGCAGTGGGAGGTTCTACAAATGCCGTGCTGCATTTTTTGGCAATTGCCCGTGCTGCTGGCGTTGAACTTTGTCTTGACGACTTTGAAACTATCCGCGCCCGTGTTCCGGTGTTGTGCGATTTGAAACCGAGTGGTAGATATGTAGCTACGGATTTACATCAAGCTGGTGGTATTCCCCAGGTCATGAAAATGTTACTTGTACATGATTTACTGCACGGTGATTGCTTAACTATCACTGGTCAAACTATTGCAGAAGTATTAGCAGAAGTACCAGAAGAACCACCAGCTAACCAAGATGTGATTCGTCCTTGGCACAACCCGATGTATACTCAGGGACACTTAGCTGTGCTGAAAGGTAATTTAGCCACAGAAGGAGCAGTAGCAAAAATTACTGGTGTCAAAGTCCCGAAAATTACTGGGCCAGCACGAGTTTTTGAATCGGAAGAATCTTGCTTAGATGCTATTCTTGCCAAAAAAATCAATGCTGGTGATGTGATTGTGATTCGCTACGAAGGGCCCAAAGGCGGCCCAGGAATGCGGGAAATGCTTGCTCCCACCTCAGCAATTATCGGGGCTGGTTTGGGTGACTCTGTGGGATTAATCACCGATGGCAGATTCTCTGGCGGTACTTACGGCATGGTTGTCGGACATGTTGCACCAGAAGCAGCTGTGGGCGGTGCGATCGCCTTAGTAGAAGAAGGTGATACCATTACCATTGATGCCCAAGCTCGTTTATTGCAACTGCACCTATCTGATGAAGAATTAGCTCGTCGTCGTCAAAACTGGCAACCTCGCCCACCTCGTTATACTAAGGGTGTGTTAGCCAAGTATGCCAAGTTGGTATCTTCTAGCAGTCTTGGTGCAGTGACTGATTTGGATTTGTTTTAA
- a CDS encoding GNAT family N-acetyltransferase codes for MNSGSTVGFVAVKLHSQSSLGEIYMIAVDPDYQRQGIGSTLIEFALDWMKAAGMSVAMVETGGDPGHAPARCTYEKLGFGLLAIARYFKKL; via the coding sequence ATCAACTCTGGTTCAACTGTGGGCTTTGTAGCCGTGAAACTCCACTCCCAAAGCAGCTTGGGAGAAATCTACATGATCGCCGTCGATCCAGACTATCAACGTCAAGGCATTGGCAGCACTCTAATAGAATTCGCTCTTGATTGGATGAAAGCTGCTGGGATGTCCGTTGCTATGGTTGAGACCGGAGGCGATCCTGGCCATGCCCCGGCACGTTGTACCTATGAAAAGCTGGGTTTTGGGCTGTTAGCGATCGCCAGGTACTTCAAGAAGTTGTAG
- a CDS encoding TetR/AcrR family transcriptional regulator, translating to MSRGPEKQFDPEIALSKAMEVFWARGYKAASLSELLEHMEIGKKSLYDTFGNKRSLFLKALEYYFQTEVKSIRDQLLAPGSPLANIERFLLNLQHYHSLAESKGCMLGNNIADFDTSEIEIAATLRRYLQFVEDAYCTALMRAQSVGELSATAQPHDLARMLLCMTQGMALLSRVLDNETLLQSAVAVTMAQLKVS from the coding sequence ATGAGTAGAGGACCTGAAAAACAATTTGATCCTGAAATTGCCCTTTCCAAGGCGATGGAAGTGTTTTGGGCGCGAGGCTATAAGGCGGCGAGCCTCTCTGAATTGCTTGAACATATGGAAATTGGTAAAAAGAGCCTGTATGATACATTTGGCAACAAGCGATCACTTTTTCTCAAAGCTTTAGAGTACTACTTTCAGACGGAAGTGAAATCAATTCGAGATCAGCTTCTAGCTCCTGGTTCTCCTCTAGCCAATATTGAAAGATTCTTACTCAATCTACAACACTACCATTCCTTAGCAGAAAGTAAAGGTTGTATGTTGGGTAATAATATTGCAGACTTTGATACCAGTGAGATCGAGATTGCAGCAACTTTACGTCGTTATCTGCAATTCGTAGAAGATGCTTACTGCACTGCACTCATGCGCGCTCAATCAGTAGGTGAACTTAGTGCTACAGCACAGCCACATGATCTTGCTCGGATGTTGCTTTGTATGACCCAAGGCATGGCGCTCTTGAGTCGAGTATTAGATAATGAAACACTTTTGCAAAGTGCTGTTGCTGTAACAATGGCACAACTCAAAGTAAGCTAA
- a CDS encoding SDR family oxidoreductase — translation MARLNGKTAVITGGSTGIGFEVAKQFIAEGAKIIITGQNAERLQSAVQKLGSNVIPVQADVRSLNDLDTLAERVKSEFESLDILFANAGIGLFAPLETIDEAFYDDQFDVNVKGVFFTVQKLSGLLTEGASVILNASAVNEKGAAMGSVYFATKAAVRSFARSFAAELGNRKIRVNAVSPGFVPTNFQGKMGLSQEALNGFGEYIKQSAPLGRFGTAEEIASAVVFLASDESSYMTAADVVVDGGYMNV, via the coding sequence ATGGCACGCTTAAATGGCAAAACAGCTGTGATTACAGGCGGTAGTACAGGTATTGGGTTTGAGGTTGCCAAACAGTTTATCGCAGAAGGAGCAAAAATTATCATTACTGGGCAAAATGCAGAACGTTTGCAATCAGCAGTCCAAAAGCTTGGCTCCAATGTGATTCCAGTACAGGCAGATGTGCGATCGCTCAACGATCTCGATACTTTAGCAGAGCGAGTCAAATCAGAATTCGAGAGCCTTGATATTCTCTTTGCCAATGCCGGCATTGGATTATTTGCCCCTCTAGAAACAATTGACGAAGCATTCTATGACGATCAATTTGATGTAAACGTGAAGGGTGTCTTTTTCACCGTGCAGAAGCTTTCGGGATTGCTAACAGAAGGTGCTAGCGTGATTTTAAATGCGTCAGCCGTGAATGAAAAAGGTGCAGCAATGGGTAGCGTATACTTTGCTACTAAAGCGGCTGTTCGTTCTTTTGCCCGTTCGTTTGCAGCTGAACTAGGGAATCGCAAAATTAGAGTCAACGCCGTTAGTCCTGGTTTTGTCCCAACCAATTTTCAGGGCAAGATGGGACTATCCCAAGAAGCACTCAACGGTTTTGGGGAGTATATCAAACAGTCAGCACCATTAGGACGCTTTGGCACAGCTGAAGAAATTGCCTCAGCTGTTGTATTCCTAGCTAGTGATGAGTCATCCTACATGACAGCAGCAGATGTGGTTGTAGATGGTGGTTATATGAATGTCTAA
- a CDS encoding YlcI/YnfO family protein — MERETLTIRFPAQLLQKIRALKRDDESLNDLVVQALEKEMKWRSAWAAHKQIQTIREQVKQRTGVHPDPVPLIRQLREGEGRRD, encoded by the coding sequence ATGGAACGTGAAACCTTAACAATTCGCTTCCCAGCACAATTGCTTCAAAAAATCCGGGCATTGAAGCGAGACGATGAATCTCTCAACGATCTAGTCGTTCAAGCGCTGGAAAAAGAAATGAAGTGGCGTAGTGCTTGGGCAGCCCATAAACAAATTCAAACCATTCGAGAGCAGGTCAAACAGCGCACCGGGGTTCATCCCGATCCAGTACCACTAATTCGTCAACTGCGCGAAGGAGAAGGTAGACGTGACTGA
- a CDS encoding type II toxin-antitoxin system VapC family toxin has protein sequence MTEALCIDTSVMMKYLCPDEQTSEAIALIANALTQQTRLVAPCFAWVEVGSVLRKKVRVKLLTSTEADQLYTAYISLPIDYIDTETLRLNAWQLAEQHGMPTLYDAVFLACAKAESANFWTADDAMLNLFSPRPAYVYRLGD, from the coding sequence GTGACTGAGGCACTGTGTATCGATACCAGTGTGATGATGAAGTACCTCTGCCCAGATGAACAAACATCAGAAGCGATCGCACTGATCGCCAATGCCTTAACTCAGCAAACCAGACTTGTAGCACCATGCTTTGCTTGGGTGGAGGTGGGTTCGGTTCTTCGCAAAAAAGTGAGAGTTAAGCTACTGACCTCCACTGAAGCCGACCAACTCTACACCGCCTACATCAGCCTACCGATTGACTACATCGATACCGAAACTCTGCGACTCAACGCTTGGCAACTCGCTGAACAACATGGAATGCCCACGCTGTATGATGCTGTTTTCTTAGCCTGTGCCAAGGCAGAGTCTGCAAACTTCTGGACAGCAGATGATGCGATGCTCAATCTATTTTCACCCCGACCCGCTTACGTCTACAGGCTTGGAGATTAA
- a CDS encoding DUF3368 domain-containing protein, which yields MRLRITGLLGILVEAKYQNLIVAIKPLMDALITTSEFRVSSSLYNQILEMVDEA from the coding sequence TTGAGGTTAAGGATTACTGGGTTGTTGGGTATTTTGGTTGAGGCCAAATACCAAAATTTAATTGTTGCTATTAAGCCGTTAATGGATGCCCTAATTACTACGTCGGAGTTTAGAGTATCTTCATCTCTATACAATCAGATTCTAGAGATGGTGGATGAAGCTTGA
- a CDS encoding UPF0175 family protein: protein MSVIISDEILQASRFTKSEFRQEIALYLFQTGRLSLGYASQLADMQANDFRQLLKQRNIPLYSYILHLSG, encoded by the coding sequence ATGAGTGTCATAATCTCAGACGAAATCCTGCAAGCATCTAGGTTTACTAAGAGTGAGTTTCGCCAAGAAATTGCATTATATCTGTTCCAAACAGGTCGCTTAAGCTTGGGCTATGCCAGCCAACTAGCAGATATGCAAGCAAACGACTTTCGTCAACTGCTGAAGCAGCGAAATATCCCTCTCTATTCTTATATCTTGCACCTCTCTGGATAA
- a CDS encoding 2-phosphoglycerate kinase: protein MNKSINETRVILIGGSSHAGKSTLGLSLAAKLGWSYRSMDKLARHPGRPWVGANGKAIPEYVAEYYRIRSVDALFLDVLSHYEKNVLPIVEAIVHSYAFQLSREYLILEGSALWPEFVANLVGSNGVKAIWLTASDQLFQNRIKRESNFYNVGEDEKHLIQKFIDRTLFYNQRMREKIELLGFICIDVEFVSMTDELSNKCMELMEIS, encoded by the coding sequence ATGAATAAATCAATCAATGAAACACGAGTAATTTTAATTGGCGGCTCCTCTCATGCAGGCAAATCAACCCTGGGCCTATCTTTGGCTGCGAAGCTTGGTTGGAGTTATCGTTCCATGGATAAACTTGCTCGGCATCCCGGTCGTCCTTGGGTGGGTGCAAATGGAAAGGCGATTCCAGAGTATGTAGCAGAATATTATAGGATTCGGTCTGTTGACGCTCTTTTTTTAGATGTATTATCGCATTATGAGAAAAATGTGTTGCCTATTGTCGAAGCTATTGTTCATTCTTATGCGTTTCAATTATCAAGGGAATACCTTATACTTGAAGGCTCTGCGTTATGGCCAGAATTTGTAGCGAATTTAGTTGGCTCTAATGGTGTTAAAGCAATTTGGCTTACGGCTAGCGACCAACTTTTCCAAAACCGAATCAAGCGTGAAAGTAATTTTTATAATGTAGGTGAGGATGAAAAACACCTAATTCAAAAGTTTATAGACCGTACCCTATTCTACAATCAACGCATGAGGGAGAAGATTGAGCTTCTTGGATTTATATGTATTGATGTAGAATTTGTGTCAATGACAGACGAACTTTCAAACAAATGTATGGAATTGATGGAGATTTCGTAA
- a CDS encoding LamG-like jellyroll fold domain-containing protein, with translation MWNRALSMSELHQNNSDRDKLAGEWRINEGSGNTTANLIGNDEARIIGATWVADPAPTATRLELYINGIPAQVNPINAVTLPENQFTLGRDFRGAIDEVRIWKQFRTQEQILDNLFGQLKGERENLLAYYEFASDPTTAGRVTTVNDSSLRGHHLTASNNADIQHIFSRAPLSDDIPLVRNALGSLRNRYQSQITSRPAIAEYADIQTANNGEITGVHKRCYSFIQNNHWYLLTGYKVGNLITEWISQVQFDPQIKGFIEGAPPVPSENLTAGPIDDSSSTYINTTSVEFVEADSVSYTISASKDSSFTSSFEASITGEVSQNIDGVVAPLGFGFITRDVIAGGVKLGAATKLDTELKWSSNQQQSNITNVSKMTTVGLGGAWEDPNIDRRLNKAMPRRYQPSNVGFALVESETADMYAIRLAYNRALVAFRMVPNPNIPKDTNIIPFPIRPGYTKQGTLDGAVGYDQNGKVLDPDYSEATTYGEYSYFKPSEAYALRQRIQEEETRLRTYYEDFRTTPPGATGVLAGGLTGAIAGASVAGAAAPFVAAAGIAAGGLIDALSSNNGLPEQYSKRNLVNSYIWTADGGLFAESTETTDIQQESTSGAYNFTGNATFSAAATGEVVGVSLNVETKASFGGSLNLTKSKTKEASQSFRIDLRNNTPGDLQRFRLDERGNLVRDEASRPIREYDANGNPLDTPGKVNAYRFLSFYLTPDIQNYDAFFNNVVDPIWLEQNNSPNAQALRQAQQPEGGPACWRIFHRVTFVSRILPEFPDPTAPPLDRAIQNTDLSSSYELIKLIEPFLRNTTANAGEFDAAVRNAIRVHLPELSEGLTQEVVLALANYFNVEGVN, from the coding sequence GTGTGGAACCGTGCTTTAAGTATGAGCGAATTGCACCAAAATAATAGCGATCGCGATAAATTAGCAGGTGAGTGGCGCATTAATGAAGGTTCCGGTAACACTACCGCCAATTTAATCGGTAACGATGAAGCCAGAATCATCGGTGCGACTTGGGTTGCTGACCCTGCACCCACAGCTACCAGGCTGGAATTATACATCAACGGTATCCCAGCCCAGGTTAACCCCATCAATGCTGTCACCCTCCCAGAGAATCAGTTTACCTTGGGTCGAGATTTTCGGGGCGCAATTGATGAAGTCCGCATTTGGAAACAATTCCGCACCCAAGAACAAATTCTTGATAACCTGTTTGGACAACTCAAAGGCGAACGAGAAAACCTGCTAGCTTACTACGAATTTGCATCCGATCCCACAACCGCAGGTAGAGTCACTACCGTCAATGACAGCAGCTTACGCGGTCATCACCTCACAGCTAGCAATAATGCCGATATTCAACATATCTTCTCCCGCGCACCTTTGTCTGATGATATTCCTTTAGTCAGGAATGCACTAGGTAGTTTAAGGAACAGATACCAAAGTCAGATTACCAGCCGTCCTGCGATCGCCGAATACGCAGACATCCAAACCGCCAACAACGGCGAAATCACCGGAGTTCATAAACGCTGTTACAGCTTCATTCAAAATAATCATTGGTATCTGTTGACAGGTTACAAAGTCGGCAATTTAATTACCGAATGGATTAGTCAAGTCCAATTTGACCCCCAAATCAAAGGTTTCATCGAAGGTGCGCCCCCCGTTCCCTCGGAAAACTTAACAGCCGGGCCGATTGATGATTCTTCCAGTACCTACATTAATACCACTTCTGTCGAATTTGTCGAGGCTGATAGTGTTTCTTATACCATTTCTGCCAGTAAAGATAGTAGTTTCACCTCCTCCTTTGAAGCATCCATAACTGGCGAAGTTAGTCAAAACATCGATGGTGTAGTTGCTCCTTTGGGTTTTGGATTTATCACCAGAGATGTGATTGCTGGTGGTGTGAAATTAGGTGCTGCAACCAAATTAGATACCGAGTTGAAATGGTCGAGTAACCAGCAACAAAGTAACATCACCAATGTCAGCAAAATGACCACCGTCGGCTTAGGTGGCGCTTGGGAAGATCCAAATATTGACCGACGGCTCAATAAAGCGATGCCTCGCCGTTACCAACCCTCTAACGTTGGTTTTGCCTTAGTAGAATCGGAAACTGCCGATATGTATGCCATCCGCTTGGCATACAACCGCGCCCTAGTCGCCTTCCGCATGGTTCCCAATCCCAATATTCCCAAAGATACCAATATCATTCCTTTCCCCATCAGACCTGGTTACACCAAGCAAGGCACACTCGATGGTGCTGTGGGTTATGACCAAAACGGCAAGGTACTAGATCCAGATTATTCCGAAGCTACTACCTACGGCGAGTACAGCTACTTCAAACCCAGCGAAGCTTACGCCCTGCGCCAACGCATTCAAGAGGAAGAAACCCGCTTGCGTACCTACTACGAAGACTTCCGCACCACACCCCCCGGTGCAACTGGTGTCTTAGCTGGAGGACTCACAGGCGCGATCGCCGGAGCCTCAGTTGCAGGCGCAGCTGCCCCCTTTGTAGCAGCTGCGGGAATTGCCGCCGGTGGTTTAATCGATGCTTTGTCTTCCAACAACGGTTTACCAGAGCAATACAGCAAACGTAACTTAGTCAACAGCTACATCTGGACAGCCGATGGTGGACTGTTTGCCGAATCAACAGAAACCACAGATATACAGCAAGAATCTACCAGTGGAGCTTATAATTTCACCGGTAACGCCACCTTCAGTGCTGCCGCCACTGGAGAAGTAGTTGGTGTCAGTTTAAACGTAGAAACTAAAGCATCCTTTGGTGGTAGCCTCAACCTCACTAAATCCAAAACCAAAGAAGCCAGCCAATCTTTTAGAATTGATCTGAGAAATAACACCCCAGGCGATTTACAGAGATTTAGGCTGGATGAACGGGGTAACTTGGTGCGAGATGAAGCCAGTCGTCCCATCCGCGAATATGATGCCAATGGTAATCCTTTGGATACTCCCGGTAAAGTCAACGCTTATCGCTTCTTGAGCTTCTACCTCACCCCAGATATACAAAATTACGACGCTTTCTTTAATAATGTCGTCGATCCCATCTGGTTAGAGCAGAATAATTCCCCCAATGCTCAAGCACTCCGCCAAGCACAACAACCCGAAGGCGGCCCCGCTTGCTGGCGCATCTTCCATCGCGTTACCTTCGTCAGCCGCATCCTTCCAGAATTCCCCGACCCCACAGCCCCACCTCTAGATCGGGCAATTCAGAATACTGACTTGAGCAGCAGTTACGAATTAATCAAGTTAATTGAGCCATTTCTCCGTAATACTACGGCTAATGCTGGCGAATTTGATGCTGCTGTCAGGAATGCCATCCGAGTTCATTTGCCAGAGTTATCTGAGGGTTTAACTCAGGAGGTGGTGTTGGCGTTAGCTAATTACTTCAATGTGGAGGGAGTGAATTAG